From one Mustelus asterias chromosome 2, sMusAst1.hap1.1, whole genome shotgun sequence genomic stretch:
- the thrb gene encoding thyroid hormone receptor beta isoform X1 has protein sequence MPSSMSGYIPSYLDKDELCVVCGDKATGYHYRCITCEGCKGFFRRTIQKNLHPAYSCKYEGKCIIDKVTRNQCQECRFKKCIAVGMATDLVLDDGKRLAKRKLIEENREKRRREELTKTLVNKPEPTEEEWELIRTVTEAHMGTNAQGNHWKQKRKFLPEDIGQAPIINASEGSKVDLEAFSEFTKIITPAITRVVDFAKKLPMFCELPCEDQIILLKGCCMEIMSLRAAVRYDPESETLTLNGEIAVKREQLKNGGLGVVSDAIFDLGISLSAFNLDDSEVALLQAVLLMSSDRPGLASVDKIEKIQESFLLAFEHYINYRKHNVAHFWPKLLMKVTDLRMIGACHASRFLHMKVECPTELFPPLFLEVFED, from the exons GTTATATACCAAGCTATCTGGACAAGGATGAGCTTTGTGTTGTGTGTGGTGACAAGGCCACAGGCTATCATTATCGTTGTATCACTTGTGAAGGATGTAAG GGATTTTTCAGGAGAACCATTCAGAAAAACCTTCATCCGGCCTACAGTTGTAAATATGAGGGAAAATGCATCATCGACAAAGTAACAAGAAATCAATGTCAGGAATGCAGGTTCAAAAAGTGTATTGCTGTTGGCATGGCAACCGACT TGGTGTTGGATGATGGCAAACGGTTAGCGAAGCGTAAACTAATAGAAGAAAACAGGGAAAAGAGGCGTCGAGAGGAACTGACAAAGACACTTGTAAACAAACCTGAGCCGACAGAGGAGGAATGGGAACTTATCAGAACAGTAACAGAGGCCCACATGGGCACCAATGCTCAAGGAAATCATTGGAAACAGAAGCGAAAATTTCTG CCTGAAGATATCGGGCAAGCACCAATAATAAATGCATCTGAAGGGAGCAAAGTAGACCTGGAAGCGTTCAGTGAGTTTACAAAAATTATCACACCTGCAATTACAAGGGTCGTAGATTTTGCCAAAAAGCTACCAATGTTCTGTGAG CTACCATGTGAAGACCAGATAATCCTTCTGAAAGGCTGCTGTATGGAAATCATGTCTCTTAGGGCAGCGGTTCGCTATGACCCTGAGAGTGAGACTTTAACTTTGAATGGTGAGATAGCTGTCAAACGAGAACAGTTAAAAAATGGAGGCCTTGGTGTTGTATCTGATGCAATCTTTGATCTGGGAATATCTTTGTCTGCATTCAACTTGGATGATAGTGAAGTGGCTCTGCTCCAGGCTGTGCTTTTGATGTCTTCAG ATCGGCCTGGCCTTGCCAGTGTAGACAAGATAGAAAAAATCCAGGAATCCTTCCTCCTTGCATTTGAACACTACATCAATTATCGCAAGCACAATGTTGCTCACTTTTGGCCAAAACTACTGATGAAGGTGACTGACCTGCGAATGATTGGAGCTTGCCATGCAAGCCGCTTTCTTCATATGAAGGTGGAATGTCCAACAGAACTTTTTCCACCATTATTCCTGGAAGTCTTTGAAGATTAG
- the thrb gene encoding thyroid hormone receptor beta isoform X2: MPSSMSGYIPSYLDKDELCVVCGDKATGYHYRCITCEGCKGFFRRTIQKNLHPAYSCKYEGKCIIDKVTRNQCQECRFKKCIAVGMATDLVLDDGKRLAKRKLIEENREKRRREELTKTLVNKPEPTEEEWELIRTVTEAHMGTNAQGNHWKQKRKFLLPCEDQIILLKGCCMEIMSLRAAVRYDPESETLTLNGEIAVKREQLKNGGLGVVSDAIFDLGISLSAFNLDDSEVALLQAVLLMSSDRPGLASVDKIEKIQESFLLAFEHYINYRKHNVAHFWPKLLMKVTDLRMIGACHASRFLHMKVECPTELFPPLFLEVFED; the protein is encoded by the exons GTTATATACCAAGCTATCTGGACAAGGATGAGCTTTGTGTTGTGTGTGGTGACAAGGCCACAGGCTATCATTATCGTTGTATCACTTGTGAAGGATGTAAG GGATTTTTCAGGAGAACCATTCAGAAAAACCTTCATCCGGCCTACAGTTGTAAATATGAGGGAAAATGCATCATCGACAAAGTAACAAGAAATCAATGTCAGGAATGCAGGTTCAAAAAGTGTATTGCTGTTGGCATGGCAACCGACT TGGTGTTGGATGATGGCAAACGGTTAGCGAAGCGTAAACTAATAGAAGAAAACAGGGAAAAGAGGCGTCGAGAGGAACTGACAAAGACACTTGTAAACAAACCTGAGCCGACAGAGGAGGAATGGGAACTTATCAGAACAGTAACAGAGGCCCACATGGGCACCAATGCTCAAGGAAATCATTGGAAACAGAAGCGAAAATTTCTG CTACCATGTGAAGACCAGATAATCCTTCTGAAAGGCTGCTGTATGGAAATCATGTCTCTTAGGGCAGCGGTTCGCTATGACCCTGAGAGTGAGACTTTAACTTTGAATGGTGAGATAGCTGTCAAACGAGAACAGTTAAAAAATGGAGGCCTTGGTGTTGTATCTGATGCAATCTTTGATCTGGGAATATCTTTGTCTGCATTCAACTTGGATGATAGTGAAGTGGCTCTGCTCCAGGCTGTGCTTTTGATGTCTTCAG ATCGGCCTGGCCTTGCCAGTGTAGACAAGATAGAAAAAATCCAGGAATCCTTCCTCCTTGCATTTGAACACTACATCAATTATCGCAAGCACAATGTTGCTCACTTTTGGCCAAAACTACTGATGAAGGTGACTGACCTGCGAATGATTGGAGCTTGCCATGCAAGCCGCTTTCTTCATATGAAGGTGGAATGTCCAACAGAACTTTTTCCACCATTATTCCTGGAAGTCTTTGAAGATTAG